In one window of Paenarthrobacter nicotinovorans DNA:
- a CDS encoding LexA family protein translates to MGVIVGPRVIDAGLSLMSVLLAPVSVAAGYPSPAQDYFDGRIDLNEHLIKDVTSTFVVRVTGQSMEAAGISDGDELIVNRALEPKDGSVVVAVLDGELTIKRLRITPTGVVLQADNPAFPDIRVAALSELTIWGVATTCLHHV, encoded by the coding sequence GTGGGCGTGATAGTCGGCCCCCGCGTGATAGATGCGGGCTTGTCCTTGATGTCGGTGCTGTTGGCTCCCGTGTCCGTGGCTGCGGGGTATCCCTCGCCGGCGCAGGACTACTTCGATGGCCGCATCGACCTGAACGAGCACCTGATCAAAGACGTCACCAGCACGTTCGTCGTCCGGGTGACCGGCCAATCGATGGAGGCCGCCGGCATCAGCGACGGAGACGAGCTGATCGTCAACCGGGCGCTGGAACCCAAGGATGGGTCCGTCGTCGTGGCTGTCCTGGATGGTGAGCTGACCATCAAACGCTTGCGCATCACCCCGACGGGCGTGGTGCTGCAGGCGGACAACCCTGCATTCCCGGACATCAGGGTGGCTGCCTTGTCGGAGTTGACTATTTGGGGCGTCGCAACCACGTGCCTGCATCACGTCTGA
- a CDS encoding sugar porter family MFS transporter, with protein sequence MSATQMQREGAQAAALPPLTNGPHRKRLGLVALVATFGGLLFGYDTGVINGALRPMTADLGLTPLTEGIVTSSLLFGAAAGAVGGGRLSDSWGRRKSILLLAVLFLAGTIACVFAPNFEVMVLGRVVLGLAVGGASTVVPVFLAELAPYEIRGSLAGRNELMIVIGQLAAFVVNAIIGNVWGEFGGVWRLMLAVAALPAIALFFGMLRMPESPRWLISKGRWEEALVVLKTIRSVERAEAEMADVKHLADEGRASKATSWGALKDKWILRIILVGIGLGVAQQLTGINSIMYYGQSVLVEAGFDSNAALIANIAPGVIAVVGGVIALTLMQRVNRRTTLLLGFTLTTACHFLIGIASVLLPVGNEARPFVILFLVVAFVGSMQTFLNIAVWVMLSEIFPLHVRGFAIGLSVFCLWIANALLGLFFPTLVAGVGITGTFFLFGGVGIAALIFIYTQVPETRGRTLEALEEDVTTGAIYLVHKKDAAARP encoded by the coding sequence ATGTCTGCAACGCAAATGCAGCGGGAAGGCGCCCAAGCGGCCGCCCTTCCTCCGCTGACCAACGGCCCGCACAGAAAGCGCCTTGGCCTCGTAGCCCTGGTTGCAACCTTCGGCGGACTGCTGTTCGGCTATGACACTGGTGTCATCAACGGTGCCCTGAGGCCCATGACGGCCGATCTCGGCCTGACGCCCCTGACGGAAGGGATCGTGACCAGCTCCCTGTTGTTCGGTGCGGCAGCCGGAGCCGTGGGAGGTGGCCGCCTGTCCGATTCGTGGGGCCGCCGCAAGTCCATCCTCCTGCTCGCGGTGCTGTTCCTGGCCGGCACCATCGCCTGCGTCTTCGCGCCCAACTTTGAAGTGATGGTGCTCGGACGCGTTGTTCTCGGCCTTGCCGTCGGCGGAGCGTCCACCGTGGTGCCTGTCTTCCTTGCCGAACTGGCGCCCTACGAGATCCGGGGCTCGCTGGCCGGCCGGAATGAGCTCATGATCGTTATCGGCCAGCTGGCGGCGTTTGTCGTCAATGCCATCATCGGTAACGTCTGGGGAGAGTTCGGGGGAGTATGGCGCCTCATGCTCGCCGTTGCCGCACTGCCTGCCATCGCGTTGTTCTTCGGCATGCTCCGGATGCCCGAATCGCCGCGCTGGCTGATATCCAAGGGCCGTTGGGAAGAAGCCCTCGTTGTCCTCAAGACGATCCGGTCAGTGGAACGCGCAGAGGCCGAAATGGCCGACGTCAAGCACCTCGCCGACGAAGGGCGGGCGTCGAAGGCGACGTCGTGGGGCGCGCTCAAAGACAAGTGGATCCTTCGCATCATCCTGGTCGGCATCGGCTTGGGTGTGGCCCAGCAGCTGACCGGCATCAACTCGATCATGTACTACGGTCAGTCGGTGCTGGTCGAGGCTGGATTCGACTCCAACGCAGCCCTCATCGCCAACATCGCTCCCGGCGTGATCGCGGTGGTCGGAGGCGTCATTGCCCTGACGTTGATGCAGCGCGTCAACCGCCGCACCACCCTGCTCCTGGGCTTCACCTTGACCACGGCATGCCACTTCCTGATCGGCATCGCCTCCGTCCTCCTTCCCGTAGGAAACGAGGCCCGTCCATTCGTGATCCTGTTCCTGGTGGTGGCGTTCGTCGGCTCGATGCAGACGTTCCTGAATATCGCCGTCTGGGTCATGCTGTCGGAGATCTTCCCGCTTCACGTCCGTGGTTTCGCCATCGGCCTGTCGGTATTCTGCCTGTGGATCGCCAACGCGCTGCTGGGCCTGTTCTTCCCGACCCTGGTGGCCGGCGTGGGGATCACCGGAACCTTTTTCCTGTTCGGCGGCGTGGGCATCGCGGCCCTCATCTTCATCTACACCCAGGTCCCTGAGACCCGTGGGCGCACCCTGGAAGCGCTTGAAGAGGACGTCACTACCGGGGCCATCTATCTGGTGCACAAGAAGGACGCCGCCGCCCGCCCGTAG
- a CDS encoding LacI family DNA-binding transcriptional regulator — protein sequence MAPDRPLRPATQSDVAREVGVSRTLVSFAFRGAPGVSAETKEAIFEAARRLGYRPNAVAADLARKHRSAVGLYLMDIRNEVYADILSGVRVALPQDGNRLILSVSRSVDGVDRGALESLIEARAGIIIAATLLDPDERVQELAQIVPLVSVTRPVPGVDSVYSDDVVGARAATEHLLTLGHRRIAHLAGPVYDGHTVRRRSYQQAMRDAGLKPQTLAAEDFTQEAGERATMLLLKQPERPTAIFTHNDQLALGAREAAYSLGLSIPQDLSLVGYDNSRIAKLHGIDLTTVDLHAAVLGQRAGAIALERLGNPEGPIADERLTPELVVRNSTAPPPLQT from the coding sequence ATGGCCCCCGACCGCCCACTCCGCCCAGCTACGCAAAGTGATGTCGCCCGGGAAGTAGGCGTTTCCCGAACATTGGTGTCTTTCGCCTTCCGGGGCGCTCCTGGAGTCAGCGCCGAAACCAAAGAAGCCATTTTCGAAGCCGCCCGGCGTCTCGGATACCGACCCAACGCCGTAGCCGCCGACCTGGCACGCAAGCACCGCTCCGCCGTCGGGCTTTACCTGATGGATATCCGCAACGAGGTCTATGCCGACATTCTCAGCGGCGTCCGCGTGGCCCTCCCGCAGGACGGCAACCGGCTCATCCTGAGCGTATCCCGCTCGGTTGATGGTGTTGACCGGGGCGCGCTGGAGTCGCTCATAGAGGCTCGGGCCGGAATCATCATCGCCGCCACGCTCTTGGATCCGGACGAACGCGTGCAGGAACTGGCGCAGATCGTGCCGCTGGTCAGCGTCACACGGCCGGTACCGGGCGTGGACAGCGTCTATTCGGATGACGTCGTCGGGGCCAGGGCCGCGACTGAACATCTCCTCACCCTCGGGCACCGGCGCATCGCCCATCTGGCGGGTCCCGTGTACGACGGACACACCGTCCGCAGGCGGAGCTACCAACAAGCCATGCGCGACGCCGGGCTGAAGCCCCAAACGCTGGCGGCCGAGGACTTCACGCAGGAAGCCGGGGAACGCGCCACCATGCTCCTCCTCAAACAACCCGAGCGCCCGACGGCGATTTTCACGCACAACGACCAACTGGCCCTGGGCGCCCGCGAAGCCGCCTATTCCCTGGGCTTGTCCATCCCGCAGGACCTGTCGCTGGTGGGCTATGACAATTCGCGGATCGCCAAGCTTCACGGCATTGACCTCACGACAGTGGACCTCCATGCCGCAGTGTTGGGCCAAAGGGCGGGCGCGATAGCGCTGGAACGGCTCGGAAACCCGGAGGGCCCCATCGCCGACGAAAGGCTCACGCCTGAGCTGGTGGTCCGCAACTCAACAGCACCGCCGCCCCTTCAGACGTGA
- a CDS encoding dihydrofolate reductase family protein, with translation MTLVTCDLTVSLDGFVAGPNQSMEQPLGEGGEKLHRWQFKERDTNAAEVAGILEAGAYIMGRNMFAGPGEHLWPEQWRGWWGEEPPYHAPVFVLSSHPHKPMVMEGGTTFHFVNDDVGSVLSRAKEAAGGKNVAIAGGASTARQFLSAGLIDELRLHIAPIVLGAGERLLDGVGELKLEPLQVRGTSLVSHLRYKVG, from the coding sequence ATGACCCTCGTTACGTGTGACCTCACTGTGTCCCTTGATGGCTTTGTTGCCGGACCGAACCAGAGTATGGAACAACCGCTCGGCGAAGGGGGAGAGAAGCTGCACCGTTGGCAGTTCAAGGAACGGGATACCAACGCCGCCGAGGTCGCCGGGATCCTCGAAGCCGGCGCCTACATCATGGGCCGGAACATGTTCGCTGGACCGGGCGAGCACTTGTGGCCGGAGCAGTGGCGCGGCTGGTGGGGCGAAGAACCCCCGTATCACGCGCCGGTGTTCGTTCTCAGCTCGCACCCGCACAAACCCATGGTGATGGAGGGCGGCACCACTTTCCATTTCGTCAATGACGACGTCGGCTCAGTGCTCTCGCGCGCCAAGGAAGCTGCGGGCGGGAAGAACGTTGCCATCGCCGGTGGAGCCTCAACCGCCAGACAATTCCTGTCCGCTGGCCTCATTGACGAGTTGCGGCTCCATATCGCGCCGATCGTCCTGGGCGCAGGTGAGCGTTTGCTGGACGGTGTAGGCGAGCTGAAGCTTGAACCCCTTCAGGTCCGTGGTACCAGCCTGGTCTCGCATCTGCGGTACAAGGTGGGCTGA